One Zeugodacus cucurbitae isolate PBARC_wt_2022May chromosome 3, idZeuCucr1.2, whole genome shotgun sequence genomic region harbors:
- the LOC105209795 gene encoding odorant receptor 33b-like: MDSSIDTVNTFKRLFFFWRILGFTTNHNKYLIRLYDIFVTIFATFAFPLHLALGVIFADDKEVVFTNLAIGISTFACTAKHLMLRPQLSKVIAVNRILQKLDERVQSDEDTHYYIKQMREKCIFMMHFFTVVYFSVAVMAVLSALWSGNVLYPAYVVVDWHGSTWKYLAVMLFQIYGLNMQIVQNLTNDAYGPMILCLLSGHVHLLSRRILRIGHEHETEVERNYAELVHCIDDYKVLMRVVERVISSSYMVQFTAVGINVVVGLIYLLFFADNLFAYCYYVFHILAIMIEIFPCCYYGSMVQAEFHALSYAIFRSNWLSQSRTFRRAAVTFTELSLKDVTVTAGGMMKIHLDSFFKTCKMGYSIFTGKHTKHLRLVYDILMNTVVTFGFTAHLVLGIILSTNQDQFFTNLVIGIASVSCVFKHLLYRFRMPEMQRINEILGQLDDRVRTKEDYDYYKRLMERPCNFMVNFFTRCYFAVSITALIMALLTGELLYPAFIPLQWRTSVFKYAVGLLFQFVAVSLQIVQNIANDAYGPVLLCMLSGHVHLLSNRVSRIGHDKPESVKDNYKELSLCIEDHKLLMSTTKAVEHMVSASYLVQFGGVGINLCIGLVYLLFFADNYFAYVYYTIHITAIMIELFPCCYYGSMLECEFHDLSYAIFSCNWPMQPRPFRRNIVNFTELTLREVALYAGGMVRINLDSFFATCKTGYSFFTVIQSMK; the protein is encoded by the exons ATGGACTCAAGCATTGACACAGTGAATACTTTCAAGAGGTTGTTCTTCTTCTGGCGCATTTTGGGCTTTACCACCAACCACAATAAGTATTTGATACGTCTCTACGACATTTTTGTGACCATTTTTGCGACGTTCGCCTTTCCGTTGCACTTGGCTTTGGGCGTGATTTTCGCCGATGACAAGGAAGTTGTTTTCACCAATCTGGCTATTGGCATTTCCACATTTGCCTGCACTGCGAAGCACTTAATGCTACGTCCACAGCTCAGCAAAGTAATCGCTGTGAACAGAATTCTACAGAAACTGGATGAGCGTGTGCAAAGTGATGAGGATACGCATTACTACATAAAGCAAATGCGCGAGAAGTGCATTTTTATGATGCATTTCTTCACTGTCGTCTATTTCTCCGTAGCAGTTATGGCTGTGCTGTCTGCGCTGTGGAGTGGCAACGTCTTGTATCCGGCTTATGTGGTCGTCGATTGGCACGGTTCGACTTGGAAATATTTGGCTGTTATGCTCTTTCAGATCTACGGCTTGAATATGCAGATCGTGCAGAATCTCACCAACGATGCGTATGGACCGATGATACTGTGTCTGCTCTCCGGTCACGTGCACTTGCTTTCCAGGCGAATTTTACGCATTGGGCACGAGCACGAAACCGAAGTGGAAAGAAATTATGCGGAGTTGGTGCATTGCATAGACGATTACAAAGTCTTGATGAG AGTAGTGGAGCGCGTCATCTCCTCCAGCTATATGGTGCAGTTCACAGCTGTTGGCATTAACGTCGTGGTCGGTCTCATATATTTACTGTTCTTCGCCGATAATCTCTTCGCCTATTGCTACTACGTTTTCCACATCTTGGCCATCATGATCGAGATTTTTCCCTGTTGCTATTACGGCAGCATGGTTCAAGCGGAGTTTCATGCGCTGTCTTACGCCATCTTCCGCAGCAACTGGTTGTCACAGTCACGTACTTTCCGTCGCGCCGCTGTTACGTTTACGGAACTCTCGCTAAAGGATGTCACAGTAACAGCGGGTGGCATGATGAAAATCCATTTGGACTCGTTCTTCAAGACCTGCAAAATGGGTTACTCAATCTTTACA GGTAAACACACAAA GCATCTGCGCTTGGTCTATGACATTCTGATGAACACAGTTGTCACCTTTGGCTTTACTGCACATCTGGTGTTGGGAATTATTTTGAGCACCAATCAGGATCAGTTCTTCACAAATTTGGTCATCGGTATTGCAAGCGTTTCTTGTGTCTTCAAACATTTGTTGTATCGCTTTCGTATGCCGGAAATGCAgagaataaatgaaattttgggCCAGCTCGACGACCGCGTGCGCACCAAGGAGGACTACGATTACTACAAGCGTCTCATGGAACGACCATGCAACTTTATGGTGAACTTCTTCACACGCTGCTATTTTGCGGTCAGTATAACGGCATTGATTATGGCCTTACTCACTGGCGAACTGCTTTACCCCGCCTTCATCCCGTTACAATGGCGGACGTCGGTTTTCAAATATGCTGTGGGCCTCCTCTTCCAGTTCGTCGCGGTTTCATtacaaattgtgcaaaatatagcAAACGACGCATATGGACCGGTTCTACTTTGTATGCTCTCTGGGCATGTGCATCTGCTGTCGAACCGTGTGTCACGCATTGGCCACGACAAACCCGAGAGTGTGAAGGACAATTATAAAGAGTTATCGTTGTGCATTGAAGACCACAAATTGTTGATGAG caCCACAAAGGCAGTGGAGCATATGGTCTCGGCTAGTTATCTGGTGCAATTTGGCGGGGTTGGTATCAACCTTTGTATTGGGCTCGTTTATTTGTTATTCTTCGCCGATAACTATTTCGCCTACGTTTACTATACGATTCATATAACAGCCATCATGATTGAGTTATTCCCTTGTTGTTACTACGGCAGCATGTTGGAGTGCGAGTTTCATGATTTGTCTTATGCAATTTTTAGCTGCAACTGGCCGATGCAACCACGCCCATTTCGTCGTAATATCGTGAATTTTACAGAATTGACATTAAGGGAGGTCGCCTTGTATGCCGGTGGTATGGTTCGTATTAATCTCGACTCATTCTTCGCTACATGCAAAACGGGATACTCATTCTTCACCGTTATTCAAAGCATGAAGTAG
- the LOC105209796 gene encoding odorant receptor 33b-like: MSSSNPSLQSVNSVVLYREFWLCWHAVGISTAYQKHLCALYDLLINVLVTIFYPIHLIVGLFLNPTPADLFQNLSITITCFVCSVKHYLLRRKLPQIRVVQALLADLDKRVEDAEERAYFEQQLVVGAKNVVKLFSIAYGGANMAAISATLLSKERRLMYPAWLPFQWQASTFSYCAAVIYQIAGVTIQIVQNLANDIYPPMSLCIIAGHVHLLALRVAKVGRDGKKSLKQHNQSLIECIEDHKKLVRIFELTQETLSQAQLAQFISSGLNMCIVLFYLIFYVDNVFSYIYYAVYFVSMAIELLPSCFYGSMLIYEFQQLPSAIFKCGWLGQSREFYQNQRIFVQLTLKEIVPLAGGVIGIQLNSFLGTCKMAYSLYTVCNRMK; the protein is encoded by the exons ATGTCGAGTTCGAATCCATCATTGCAGTCCGTTAACTCTGTGGTGCTCTATCGCGAGTTCTGGTTGTGTTGGCACGCAGTCGGCATCTCAACCGCATACCAGAAGCACCTCTGCGCTCTCTACGACCTGCTCATAAACGTGCTGGTGACAATCTTCTATCCAATACATTTGATTGTCGGTCTCTTCCTCAATCCAACGCCAGCAGATCTCTTCCAAAATCTGTCAATTACCATTACCTGCTTCGTCTGCAGCGTGAAGCATTACTTACTGCGTCGTAAATTACCGCAAATACGCGTCGTACAAGCGTTGCTGGCCGACCTGGATAAGCGCGTGGAGGATGCGGAGGAGCGCGCATACTTCGAGCAGCAGCTTGTTGTTGGCGCTAAGAATGTGGTGAAATTGTTTTCCATCGCCTATGGTGGCGCAAATATGGCAGCAATTTCAGCCACGCTGCTCAGCAAGGAACGCCGTCTCATGTACCCCGCATGGCTGCCGTTCCAATGGCAGGCCAGCACGTTCAGCTACTGCGCTGCGGTCATTTATCAGATTGCCGGTGTTACAATACAAATCGTGCAGAATCTAGCCAACGACATTTACCCACCGATGAGTCTCTGCATTATTGCCGGGCATGTGCATCTGCTGGCGTTGCGCGTGGCCAAGGTGGGCAGGGACGGCAAGAAATCGTTGAAGCAACATAATCAGTCGTTAATCGAATGCATCGAAGATCACAAGAAACTGGTGCG CATCTTTGAACTGACGCAGGAGACGCTCTCGCAGGCGCAGCTGGCGCAGTTCATTTCCAGCGGCCTGAATATGTGCATAGTGCTGTTCTATTTGATTTTCTATGTGGACAACGTGTTCTCCTACATTTACTACGCCGTTTACTTCGTCAGCATGGCCATTGAGTTGCTGCCGAGCTGCTTCTATGGCAGCATGTTGATTTATGAGTTCCAGCAGCTGCCGTCGGCCATCTTCAAGTGCGGCTGGCTCGGACAGTCGCGCGAATTCTATCAGAACCAACGCATTTTCGTGCAGCTTACATTGAAAGAGATTGTTCCTTTGGCAGGTGGCGTTATCGGCATACAGCTGAATTCTTTTCTGGGCACCTGCAAAATGGCCTATTCGTTGTATACGGTGTGCAATCGCATGAAATAG